TAAATAAAAGCCTGTTCCACCTACAACAAAGGGAATCTTCTTTTGAGTATTTAATTCATTAATGATTTGTCGTGCTTTTTCTTGAAAATTCTTCACTGTATATCTTTGATCAGGATCACAAATATTTACCAAATGATGTGGAACCTCTTGTAACTCTTTAGGCGAATCCTTGGCGGTACCAATATCCAAATGTCGATAAATTTGCATCGAATCGCCCGAAATTATCTCACTATCAAACTTTTGAGCTAGTTTTAAACCCAAAGCACTTTTACCAACCGCCGTTGGTCCGACGATTGCAATAACTTTTTTCAAAAAATTACCCCACTTAATATAGTCTTTTATAGATATTTTAAAGGAAATAAGCCATAATGAGAACTAAAGACAGGAGGAAATATATTATGGCAAAAAATCAAAAACATTTACGTTTTGTTAAAGGCTTCCTTGTTGGTTCACTAACAACTGCTACAGCAGTTTATGGTGCATTGCATGCCTTTAAGAAAAAGGTTATCGAACCAGAAAACAAAGAAAGTGAACGTGTTGAGGAAAATCGTAAACGCGCTAACCGTAAGAGCCTACAAGCTCACCAAGGCTAATCTATCAATTTAATTACAAAAAATGCTGTGTCAGAAATTTTTCTGCACAGCATTTTTTTATAATTTAGTAGTCTTTTTAGTTTGACCTTCCCAATCAGAAAAGCGATCCTCTAACCACTTAACATCAGAAAAGTTCCATTTCTTCGTCAATTTGATAGCAGCACGAACACAAATATTCTTACTATCTCCGTATAAATATACAGGAAGATCAGGTCTCAATTCGCCCTCATTATACTTTAATTGCGTATAGGGAAGGTTTCTTGCACCTAGGATATGTTTTGCATCGAACGCATTTTTTTCTCTTAAATCAACAATTTGAGCTTTTCTCATTGTTTTCTCAAAGGTCTTTTGGTCAATGGAACCACCCATTTGTCTACCCTTATACCAGAAATAGAGCCATGATCCAACCCAATAGACTAAAAATCCTATTACGATAACATACAAAACTGCATTTAATACTTGCATTAACAAAAACCCCTAATCAACTTTAATCAATGAAGCAGCACCAATAACACCCGCACCGTTACCAAGACTAGCGAGTCTTAGTTCAGTAGAATCCTTGATAGTAGCAAATTCGTTTTTACGCATTGCTTTATCAACTTTGTTAAGTAAGAAATCACCAGCAGCTGAAACGCCACCACCGATAACGATATACTTCGGATTCAATGTATTGGCAATATTTCCAAGAACAAATCCAAGTGATTCACAAACATAATCAGCAACAATCATTGCTAGGTCATCATCTTTTTTAGCTAAATCGAAAACATCCTTAGCTGAAATATCTTGACCATCATCAAGCATGGCCTTTAATTCAGAAGACCCAGCATATTCAGAAGCACGATCTCTAGCTACACGAACAATCCCTGTAGCTGAAGCAATCGTTTCTAGACAACCTTTTTTACCACATGTACACATGAAACCATTAGGATCAACAGTAACATGACCAATTTCACCAGCAGCACCATTTTGTCCATGCAACAAGTGGCCGTTAGCGATGATACCACCACCAACACCAGTTCCAAGCGTTACGAAAACAACATCATTAGCATTATTACCAGCACCTTGCCATCTTTCGCCAAGAGCAGC
This sequence is a window from Companilactobacillus alimentarius DSM 20249. Protein-coding genes within it:
- a CDS encoding DUF3042 family protein, with the protein product MAKNQKHLRFVKGFLVGSLTTATAVYGALHAFKKKVIEPENKESERVEENRKRANRKSLQAHQG
- a CDS encoding rhodanese-like domain-containing protein — encoded protein: MQVLNAVLYVIVIGFLVYWVGSWLYFWYKGRQMGGSIDQKTFEKTMRKAQIVDLREKNAFDAKHILGARNLPYTQLKYNEGELRPDLPVYLYGDSKNICVRAAIKLTKKWNFSDVKWLEDRFSDWEGQTKKTTKL
- a CDS encoding ROK family glucokinase is translated as MTDKKLIGVDLGGTTIKFAILTDKGEIQQKWSIETNILSDGQLIIPDIIDSINHHIEMYGMSSDQFDGIGLGSPGTINFEEGTIKGAYNLNWTDPVYPVRDIQKGTGIPVTIENDANVAALGERWQGAGNNANDVVFVTLGTGVGGGIIANGHLLHGQNGAAGEIGHVTVDPNGFMCTCGKKGCLETIASATGIVRVARDRASEYAGSSELKAMLDDGQDISAKDVFDLAKKDDDLAMIVADYVCESLGFVLGNIANTLNPKYIVIGGGVSAAGDFLLNKVDKAMRKNEFATIKDSTELRLASLGNGAGVIGAASLIKVD